In Leptospira harrisiae, a genomic segment contains:
- a CDS encoding PP2C family protein-serine/threonine phosphatase has protein sequence MPKVDSTHTILIVDDVPENVELLKYLLQQEGFKTYTAYSAEEARLVLLNTAIDTLLLDVNMPVQDGFSFCRELRTMDQFKLLPILFITSIERDVGFQEAMKNGGDDFINKPFNKRELVAKIHSVIRLKDLQDELYRQKSKYEKELQTARRVQDQLIPEKSFIWNGIKAQTLFHPYLQIGGDFVDSWIEEKKLHIVIADCSGHGPSAALIGAMFKMQLFNLVSTMDLRERVAHLRKNMELVLPEDYAITFCYAIINQDLNLSYINGGHPAPIVYMDGETKFLKGMSPMIMGINFAATDEVQSVQLKPGSLFFMYTDGASEAMNPKSEYITEDGMKEIFHKSVLSGTDILQTVQSKILDFCGASTPSDDMAMVCIQL, from the coding sequence ATGCCAAAAGTAGATTCTACTCATACCATTCTCATCGTAGATGATGTTCCCGAAAATGTGGAACTTTTGAAATACCTTTTACAACAAGAGGGTTTTAAAACTTACACTGCCTATTCTGCAGAAGAGGCACGTTTGGTATTACTAAACACAGCTATCGATACACTTCTGTTAGATGTAAATATGCCCGTTCAGGACGGATTTTCTTTTTGTCGTGAACTACGGACTATGGACCAATTCAAACTTCTTCCAATTCTTTTTATTACTTCTATCGAACGGGATGTGGGATTTCAAGAAGCCATGAAAAATGGTGGAGACGATTTTATCAACAAACCCTTTAATAAAAGGGAACTTGTGGCAAAAATCCATTCTGTCATCAGATTGAAAGATTTACAGGACGAGTTGTACAGACAAAAGAGTAAATACGAAAAAGAATTACAGACCGCAAGGCGAGTCCAAGACCAACTCATTCCTGAAAAAAGTTTTATTTGGAACGGGATCAAAGCCCAAACATTATTTCACCCATATTTACAAATTGGGGGAGACTTTGTCGATTCTTGGATTGAAGAAAAAAAACTTCATATTGTCATTGCTGATTGTTCTGGGCACGGTCCGAGTGCTGCGTTAATCGGAGCAATGTTCAAAATGCAATTATTCAACTTAGTTTCAACTATGGATTTAAGGGAACGAGTGGCTCATCTAAGAAAAAATATGGAGTTAGTTTTACCAGAGGACTACGCCATTACTTTTTGTTATGCGATCATAAATCAGGATTTAAATCTATCATATATCAATGGTGGCCATCCTGCACCCATTGTTTATATGGATGGAGAAACAAAATTTTTAAAAGGGATGAGTCCCATGATTATGGGAATTAATTTTGCAGCTACTGACGAAGTACAATCGGTGCAATTAAAGCCAGGATCTTTGTTCTTTATGTATACCGATGGCGCAAGTGAAGCTATGAATCCGAAGTCCGAATACATTACAGAAGATGGGATGAAGGAAATTTTTCATAAATCAGTTTTGTCGGGAACCGATATTTTACAGACCGTACAAAGTAAAATATTGGATTTTTGTGGTGCCTCCACTCCGAGTGATGATATGGCAATGGTGTGTATTCAATTATGA